The following is a genomic window from Coleofasciculaceae cyanobacterium.
CGGAATTGGACGGTCAAACCAACGCACTATAGCGAGCAGAGGATAGACTGTAAGAACTCGTCCGACTTGATACGCCAAAACTGCAAGTAGAATTGCAGGTAAAGTCCTCCAGAGAATTACCAAATTTATTTCTACACCAATCAGCAAAAAAATAAAGGTGTTGACAGTAAAACTGGCATATTCCCAAAAACTCAACAAAGTGATGCGACTAGAAGCGGAAGTATTGCGAGAAAACCCTAAATTCCCAAAAATTAATCCAGCTACAACTACAGCCACAGCACCGGATACACCAATAAATTGCCCAACTTGAAAAGTTCCCAAGGCAACTGCCACTGTCAATAAAAGACTGCTAAGAGGATCGTCTAAACGGGCAAATATAGGTATGCTCAAGTAGCCCAGAACTAACCCGACGAGGCAGCCTCCTAGAGCGATAAATAGTAGTTGTTGAATTCCCTCTAGTAACGTGAGCGAACCCGTCGAATATACTTGCAAAATCAGATTGAACGAAACTAGAGCAGCAGCATCATTAAATAGGGTTTCTCCTTCAACAATGGTGGAAAGTCGAGAGGGTACTGGTATCTCCTTAAAGACAGCAATCATTGAAACTGTATCAGTGTTTGCCAGAATTACTCCTACAAAAAGAGCGGGTATCCAAGTCAGTCCCAGTCCAAATTTCAACACAACGGCAATAATAGCACTGGAAAGCACAGCTCCAGGCACTGCCAACAGAGCAATTGGTTTAAACGTGCTGCGTAGGCGGCTGACATCTGTATTAATGCCAGCTTCAAAAATGAGAATTGGCAGGAAAAGATTTAAAACAAGGGACGGGTCTAAACCAATGCGACGTGACAATAACTCAGTAAACGGCAAACCTGCCAACACTAAACCAGTGACATAAGGAAATCGTAACCGACGGGATAGTAGGGCTACACCAGTGGCAACGAGCAGGAGAATAATTGAAATCTTGACTAATTCGGTAACATTCACTTAGATACTGAGAATTTATTTGAATTCTATTAATAAACGTTGCCAAAAAGGTAATACAAAAGTTAAATTTCTGTAATATTTCTGTTGGTATAGAAGTAGCAAAGTCGACACTAGCCGCAATCATCTTCAGAAAGCGCGATCGCTTTAACTCAACTCAAGTAGTATCGTCAAATAGAAGCATTTATATGAACTAAATTAGTTCATCAAGTAAAAGTTAAACCTAGTCCAACTAAAAGCTAACATCGCCAAAATGTAACTCAGTTTAAAAAAAAAATAGAATTAATGTAATGGCTGAAAAGTAAAACCAGAGCCTGCAATATATTCTCACCATGCAAACCCTGGATCTGTTCGAGAAGTATCTTTTATCATATTAATTACTGTCCTTGGTCAAAGGCATCCGTCATTTGACTTAATTAACCAAAAGAAGTCAGCAAGATGACTTAGGTTGATAATTTAAAACCATTGTGGCGATAGACGTTAGCTATTAAATTACAAAAAGCTCGCTCAATACCTCAAAATTATTAAGTAAGTAAAAAATAAAATCCAAAAATTATTTTATGTTTGATGCTCTAGCAGATCGCTTGGATGATGCTTGGAAAAAGCTCCGCGGTCAGAATAAAATATCCAAAGCCAATATTCAAGATACCCTCAAGGAAGTCCGTCGCGCCCTATTATCTGCCGATGTAAATCTTCAGGTAGTCAAAGCTTTCATTGCTGATGTCGAATCAAAAGCTTTGGGAGAAGGAGTCATTTCTGGGGTTAATCCAGGTCAGCAGTTTATTAAAATTGTTTACGACGAGCTGGTCAAGGTTATGGGAGAAAGTAATGTTCCTCTGGCGCAAGCAGAGCAACCTCCTACGGTGATTTTGATGGCTGGTTTACAGGGTACTGGTAAAACTACCGCCACGGCAAAATTAGCTCTGTATTTACGTAAGCAAGAGCGTTCTTGTTTGATGGTGGGAACAGATGTGTATCGTCCGGCGGCGATCGATCAGCTGCTTACTTTAGGTAATCAAATCGATGTTCCAGTGTTTGAAATGGGAACTGATGCCGATCCTGTAGAAATTGCTAAGCAGGGTATAGAAAAAGCCAAAGAGCTTGGGGTGGATACTGTAATTGTCGATACCGCAGGACGACTCCAGATAGACAATGACATGATGGGGGAACTATCCCGCATCAAAGATACAATTAAGCCTGATGATACGCTTTTAGTAGTAGATGCGATGACAGGACAGGAAGCAGCTAGCCTGACCTACACTTTTCATGAGCAAATTGGTATTACAGGAGCGATCTTAACTAAGTTAGACGGTGATAGTCGTGGCGGTGCTGCCCTATCCGTTAGACAGGTTTCTGGACAACCAATTAAATTTGTCGGGGTTGGAGAAAAAGTTGAAGCCTTAGAACCCTTTTATCCAGACCGTTTGGCATCCCGTATTTTAAATATGGGAGATATTTTAACCCTGGTAGAAAAAGCTCAAGAAGAAATCGATTTAGCTGATGTCGAAAAGATGCAGTCGAAAATCATGGAGGCAAAGTTTGATTTTAATGACTTCATCAAACAAATGCGCTTGCTCAAAAACATGGGTTCTTTAGGGGGAGTTCTTAAGTTAATCCCTGGAATGGGCAAAATTAGCGGTGCAGACTTGGCTAAAGGTGAAACCCAGCTAAAGCGTACCGAATCGATGATTAATTCGATGACCAAAGCGGAGAAAGCCGAGCCTGACTTATTAGCCCAGTCTCCTAGTCGTCGTCGTCGAGTAGCCAGAGGCTCTGGGTTTGAGGAGAAAGACGTATCTAAACTAGTCAAAGACTTTACTAAAATGCGTTCGATGATGCAAAATATGGGTCGTGGGATGCCTGGAATGGGGATGCCTGGAATGGGAATGCCTGGAATGGGAATGCCTGGAATGGGTGGTGCGGGAATGCCGGGAATGGGAATGCCTGGAATGGATGATTATCCAGACCAGAGTAGAAGGAAAAAGAAAAAGAAGAAGAAAAAAGGCTTCGGCACATTATAGACTAGGAAATTGCCCAACTTAAGGCTAGGGAAAAATAGATAGATAGATTACAATCGTAAAGGACAAATTTGAATAACTAATGATTAAATTACGTTTGAAACGCTTCGGCAAAAAAAGAGAAGTTAGCTACCGCATCGTAGCTATTGAAAGTAAGACTCGTAGAGACGGTCGCCCGATTGAAGAACTAGGTTTTTATAATCCCAGAACAGATGAGACTAGATTAAATGTTCCTGCTATTGTCAAAAGATTACAACAGGGAGCGCAACCCAGCGAAACTGTAAGAAGTATTCTTAACAAAGCTCAAGTTTTTGAACAAGTAAATGCCAAATAAGACCGAATTATCTGGCGGTCAGATAGCGGGTAGTCCCGATTATGAGAAATTAGCTCGCTTTGTGATCGAACCTTTTCTCGAAAATCCTCAAACTTTATGCGTCAATTCTGAAATAAATCAGAGTAACGGCAAAATCTGGCTGAGAATTGCTTTTGAGCGAGACGATCGCGGTAAAGTCTTTGGGCGTGGCGGTCGCAATATTCAAGCCATCAGAACTACGATCAAAACCGCAGCGGTGACTCACGATGAGTCGGTCTTTATAGATATCTACAGTGATGAACCGCCCCAATCTGATGATTCTGGTCATCACGGTAGCGCACCTGGTAACTCCCGCAGAAGAAAAAGCCCTGGAAAGCCTGCACCCAAGATTGCAAAAAAGTAAAATTCTTGGTGTCATAAAACTAGACTTTGTTTGGGACAGTTATTGGTTAGCAGTTAGTTATTCCTCAACAACTGTTGACTGAAGAAGTCGTTGATGACTAATTTGGATTGCTAATTTAATGGCGGCTTTCATGCTACTGGCGTTAGCAATTCCTTGACCTGCAATGTCAAAAGCGGTGCCGTGGTCGGGAGATGTACGAATGAAGGGCAGTCCGATAGTAGTATTGATTGCCTGGTCAAATGCCATTAGCTTAACGGGGATTAATCCCTGGTCGTGGTAGAGAGCTAGGTAGGCATCGGCAATATTGGGTTTGACCTCATAGTTGCCGTACCAAGCCTGTCCTGGTTTTACCCACATAGTATCGGGTGGAATTAGCCCAACTAATTTTGCTTGAGGATAAGTAGCTTGGGCTTGTTTTAACCAGCCAAAGAGCCAATCTTGTTCTTCTGTGCCTAACTGTCCCGCTTCCCCACTATGGGGATTTAAACCCGCGATCGCAATTTTAGGCTGTTCGATCCCAAAATCTTGTTTTAGGCATTCAATCAATAAATCTAGCTTTAAGGTCATTAGCTCTGGAGTCAAGGCTTGAGACACATCTGCTAAAGGAATATGGGTTGTTGCCAACAGGCTGCGTAACATCCACCCTGTATAAGGAGACTGCCCAATAAACATCATGCCAAACTTAGCTACTCCTGCTCTTTGTGCCAAAACTTCCGTCTGACCAGGATATTCGTGTCCTGCTGCTTTCCAAAGTGATTTAGCGATCGGTGCGGTGACAATACCCTGAAATTTGTTCTCGAGGGTTAAAGCGATCGCTTTGTCTAAACAAGCAAAACTAAACTTCCCGCTGACGACATCTCCTTGTCCCAAAGTTATAGTCCCATCTATCGGGACATCTAAAATTGATAATGTCTGAGGATTAACTAAATCTTGTTGGGTTAACTCAGTTTGCTGTAGTAAATGTTCATAAGTAAACTGCAATAGTTGTCGATTGCCAATCACCATTATTTGAGATTTGGCAGCCAAAGAATCATCTGCTAAGGCTTTGAGAATAATTTCAGGGCCAATCCCCGCTGGATCGCCCATGCTGATAGCTAAAGAAGGAATTGTAGACATTTGAGATTCGCGATAATTAACTATAGATAATCTGACCTGATGATTTAAAATACCTATTATTGATTATGGTTGAGAATTAAAAATATAAAAAGCTAAAAGTGAGACAGTTGCGTCGCAAACTGTCGAACCCGAAGGGCTAAGAGCTTCAATCAAAATTCAAATCATCCTCTTAATAAATATCTAGGAAAAAACAGGAGAAATAGACATGAGCGCAGAGAGTATGTTGTTCAACGGAGCAATTTTATGTATTGTTTTGATTTTAGGCGGACTCAGCTTGGGCTTCCTCCTGCTGAAAATTCAAGGTGGAGAAGCAGAATAAGCTTTGATTGATTATTCTAAAAACTAAAAAGCGATCGCTCTTTGTATCGGGCGATCGCTTTTCTTTTGAGCATATATATTTAAGAAAAAGAGCCAATACCTAGATTACAACCACCAACTATCATACCCTGGCGATCGCGAATACTAAAGCCAAACTCTTTTCCTTCATCCCAACGCTACAAATAATTTATTTGCTATCCAACTACTTCTAAGTTTTGGACAAGCATATAGTAATGAGCGTTCTTGGTAATAATATATTGCACTATTATTAGTCTTGACGCGACAGTAGGTTTCTTGCATAAATATACTTTTTCGATGATAGTTTTTAATTCCTGACTCCTGACTTCATACCTAACCAAGATTTATGATTCGTGCATGAAGTCTAGTGTTAGTTGCTATCCACCGCAGGTAAATACCATACCCAATAGCTGATGAGTAACGGGTAGAGTATCAACAATCATGGTCACACATAGCAGCATCATGTAGAAGATAGAATACTTAAACATTCCACGGGCCAGTTGATTGCTGGTAGGATCTTGCTTTAATTTCCAGGCTTTGTAGAGAAACTTGTAGCCGAGGTAAACAGCGATCGCGCCATACACGATACTTAAATTACCTAGAGGATACATTAGTAATAGGCTACAGGGAACTACCAGCCAGCTATAAATCCAAATTTGTTTAACGGTTTCTTCTTCTCCTTTGACGACAGGTAACATTGGTACGCCTACTTCGGCATAGTCTTCTTTAATCATCAGTGCCAAAGCCCAAAAATGAGGAGGAGTCCAGAAAAAGATAATCGCAAACAGCAACCAGGGAACTAAGCCCAAATTACCTGTTACCGCAGCCCAACCAACCAAAGGCGGTATTGAGCCTGCTGCACCACCAATAACGATATTTTGGGTAGTGTGTCGCTTCAGCCAATGAGTATAGATCAGCATATAGAAAACAATGCCAGACATGGCTAGTAACGCTGCTAGAAGATTAGCGAAGACGGTTAATAAGGAAAAAGATAATATCCCTAAAACAGTAGCAAAAATCAAAGCATGAATTGGCTGCACTTTACCAGAAGGAATTGGGCGTTTGCGCGTCCGCGTCATCGTGTAGTCGATATCTTGATCGTAGATACAGTTAAGCACCTGTGCTGAGGCTGCTGCTAATGTTCCTCCTAATAAAGTAATTACCAGCAAGAAGGGGTCTACTCGGCCATCCGAAGCAATCCACATTGACGCTGCTGTGGTAATCAGCAATAAGGGAATAATCCGTGGTTTGGTTAATTGATAATAGCTTTTGATTACCTCACTAAAGTTTTGATTACTACTGGCTATACTTGTCCCTGTCATGATGATTATTCCTAAAATTGGTCTTGATGATTGGTGATATTGGAGTTGGGCAAAATAATTACTAAATTACTAAGCCAATAATTTGTTGTCATTGTTATCTCGTATTGCTAATACTGTGAAGGCAATTAATACTCCCAGTAAAATTGCTCCCACTGCTTGATGGGTAACGGTTAGGGGTTCAACCTGAAGATGCAGTTTAAAAGTAGCGATACCGAGTAAAATTTGCAAGCTGACTAATCCTGCTGCTGCATTGGCTAAAGTTCGCAGATTTTTATTTAACCCTGGAGTTTTCCAGGCGAACCAAACAACCGCTATTGTGGCTAAAGTAGGTGGCACTACTCCCAAAATATGAGCATTCATTACGTTACATAGCTGTGAGCCACCAAAACATTGGTGTAATGCCCAGCGTGAGCCTACTAATCCTCCTAGGATGCTTTGTAGGTAAACTAAGATAGCTGCACTCAACCCTATCCAACGTAGTTTTCCTGCTGCTTTTGTTCCTTGATATGGTGTTAGAGCCGTACCGATGATGATTAAAGTACTAAAGAATAGCAAAGCTGTCCCTAAATGTGCGGTAACAATATCAAAGCGTAACAGCTGAGTTACGGTAAGTCCGCCCAAGATTCCTTGAAAGACAATGAGGAATAAGGCGAAAGTAGCAGCCCAAGGTAACCAGTGGGGTAATTGCTTACGAAACCACCAAGATAATCCTGATAGAGCGATCGCGCTTACTCCAATTAAAGCTGCATCTAGACGGTGAAACCATTCCAGAAATACCTGTAGATTCATTTGTCTGGTAGGTACAAGCTGACCGTAGCATAAAGGCCAATCAGGACAGGCTAAACCCGCATTCATGACTCTAGTAGCACTCCCTACCGCCATCAACAGCAAAGTAGCGATCGCTATTTTCCAGACTAAACGTCTAATCCAAACTTGAGGTTGGGATACTTGCTCAGCATTGGTAATAGACGGTTGAAAAAATGATTCGGTCATAGCAAATTTGAGGAAAATATTTGGAAATAAAACTTGATTAAACTTGGAGAGATGCCTACGGTACAGCCTCATTTTGAGGATTTATACCGTATAGTTTGCCAAAAATACTATTCAGTTTGAGCGCAAAGCAGAATGCACCTGGGTCTTACTTTCAGTCCATTTAGTAATTGCCGAGTCTTGAAGACTTGCTCCACCAAGACATCGTTGACATTGTTAAAAAATGTTAAAAAATACAGTCGCTTTAAAATCAAACTATTATATTACGCGGGTTAACTTTATTATCTTTACTCTAGCGACCTTTTTCTAATAGTTTTATCTTTTTAGATATTCTTCAGATTGGCTGCTCAAACTAGCGAATAAAACTGAAATTTTGTGAAGAAAAAGTTAAGTTTAGCAAATACTAGCTTAATTTACGCTACCCCAATAAAGATCGGGGTTTAAAGATCCCAAACAAAAGCTGAAGAAACATTTTTATCTGGCAATAATTTTAGTTGGCTACCTGTTTATTCATGGGTAATCTGATCTACCCTAATAAGATAGGACGTAAAAATAATTTTGTAGCTAAAATTTTAAGATTAAAATTCTTGTCAGATTTTTTGCCTGTTAGCAGCAGACTAACAAGTTGAGATCCTTTAAACTGCTAAATAGACTAAGCAGTAAAGATTTGCGAACATACTACCCAGAATTATTATAGTGAACATTCCGAGCAGCATACTTACTCTGATCGCAGGAATAGCGATGACCTTGATCAGTTTATGGTACGGTCAAAACCACGGACTTCTGCCCACGGCAGCATCTAGCGATGCGGGAGACGTAGACGAGCTATTCAACTTTATGATGACCATAGCCACCGGTCTATTTCTTTTGGTTGAAGGTGTTTTGGTTTACTCAGTCATTAAATTCCGTCGTAAAAAAGGTGATACTACTGATGGTCCTCCCTTAGAGGGCAATGTGCCTTTAGAAATTGTCTGGACTGCCATCCCCACCGTAATTGTCTTTATCTTATCCATTTATAGTTTTGAAATTTATAACCGCATGGGCGGATTAGATCCGATGACGTCAGGAGATCCTGGTCCACAAATGGCTCATAATCATCATGGTGCAGCATTAGTAGCCTTAGACCCCAGTAAGCAAAATATAGCTTTAGGCTTGGGAGCTTCTCCCGGCTCAAATCAAGGTCTCAATCGCCTGGAAATCAAGGTCAACGGAATTCAATATGCCTGGGTATTTACCTATCCTGACACTGGCGTTATCTCAGGAGAAATACACGTACCTGTCAATCGCCCTGTAGCGTTAAACATGACTGCGGGAGACGTAATCCACGCCTTCTGGCTACCTGAATTTCGGATTAAGCAGGATGTAATCCCTGGTAGAGAAACTAATTTAGTTTTTACTCCTAATAAAGTCGGGCAATATCCTGTTGTTTGTGCCGAACTATGTGGTGCGTATCATGGCGGGATGAAAACCCAGCTTTATGTCCAAAGCGAAGAAGATTATCAAAAGTGGATTCAGGAAAACACTTTCGCGATGAATGATAACAGTAGCGAATCTGTGGCAATGAGTCCTGTAGCAAATTCCGATGATTCGGATGCAAAATTCTTAGCTCCTTATGCAAATGACATAGGGGTTGATGCTGCTGCTTTGGCACAGTTAAAACCTTAGCTTGTTTGCTAAGCTAATCCGCTAGCTGTATTTAAAAAGAGCTAATGGCTAATAGCTATTAGCTCCTAAAACAGATTAATTAGATTTTTAGATTACATACAGAATGAGTACAACATTAGAAAGAAATGCTCCCATAACAGCGCCAGAGCATAACGAACATCCTCAAAGAAAGTGGCAGGACTACTTTGGCTTTAGTACCGATCATAAAGTAATTGGTATTCAGTATTTAGTTACTGCTTTTTTCTTTTACTTTGTTGGTGGCGCAATAGCCGAGGTGATGCGTACTGAACTTTCTACTCCCGATCCCGATTTTGTGCAACCCGAGTTTTACAATCAGCTTTTGACTATGCACGGAACAATTATGTTGTTTCTGTGGATTATCCCTGCGGGGGCAGGATTTGCTAACTATCTAATTCCGCTGATGGTTGGGGCAGAAGATATGGCATTCCCCCGTCTTAATACGGTTGCCTTCTGGATGATCCCCCCAGGCGGTCTTTTACTACTAAGCAGCTTTTTTAACGGTGCGCCCCAAGCTGGTTGGACTTCCTATCCGCCGTTAAGTTTAATGAGCGGTAAATCGGGAGAAGAAATTTGGATTCTTAGCGTATTGATCTTGGGAGTATCTTCAATGTTGGGGGCAATTAACTTTGTCACCACTATCCTGTTGATGCGAATGCCCGATATGGACATTCACAGTATGCCTTTATTTTGCTGGTCAATGCTAGCAACTTCGGGCTTGATTTTGATTGGTACACCTGTACTAGGAGCGGCTCTAATATTACTTTCTTTTGACCTGATTGCCGGAACAGCATTTTTTAATCCTGCGGGGGGTGGCGATCCGATAGTTTACCAGCATATGTTCTGGTTCTATTCTCATCCTGCGGTATACATCATGATTTTGCCCTTTTTTGGCGCAATTTCGGAAATTTTGCCCGTTCATGCTCGCAAACCCATCTTTGGCTATAGAGCGATCGCCTATTCTAGTTTGGCAATTAGCTTCTTGGGTCTAATTGTTTGGGCGCATCATATGTTTTCTAGTGGTACTCCTGGCTGGTTGCGGATGTTTTTTATGGCAACCACGATGGTTATTGCCGTGCCGACGGGGATCAAAGTGTTTAGCTGGTGTGCGACTATCTGGGGTGGAAAACTCAGTCTCAACAGTGCGTTTATCTTTGCCGTTGGTTTCCTTTCGTCCTTTTTAATTGGTGGTTTGAGTGGGGTAATGGTGGCATCTGTGCCATTCGATATCCATGTCCACGACACTTACTTTATTGTGGCTCACTTCCACTACGTCTTGTTTGGTGGTTCGGTATTTGGCTTATTTGCAGGAGTTTATCACTGGTTTCCTAAAATGACTGGGCGTATGGTTAACGAAACCTTAGGTCGGATTCACTTTGTCATGACTTTTGTGGGCTTCAACATTACTTTTCTGCCCATGCATCAATTGGGTTTACAGGGTATGAACCGCCGTGTTGCTCTTTACGATCCTCAGTTTCAGACTCTTAACATGGTCTGTACGATTGGGTCATATATCCTGGCACTGTCTACCTTCCCCTTCATTATTAATATTATTTGGAGTTTGTATAAAGGAGACAAAGCTGCCCGTAACCCATGGCGTGCTTTAACCTTGGAATGGCAAACAGCTTCCCCCCCAATCATCGAAAACTTTGAAGAAGAACCCGTATTGTGGGCAGGACCTTATGATTATGGTGTAGATACGGAAAGTATCGATGGCGATGAAGATGTCCAAGATATGTTAGCAACAGTCACCGCCGAAGGTTCGTAAACAAAAGATATTGTAGGGGTTTGGCAATGCTAAATCCCTACCTGAGTTATTAATTCATGACAAATAAGTATATGCAAGGTTCAACCGTAGATAATAAATCCCAAATAGCGAATGCGAAGCTAGCCGAAGGCATCGCCTTTGAACAAGAAGCAGAACAGGGGCATCATGGACATCCCGATCATCGGATGTTTGGTCTATATATCTTTTTAGTTTCCGATAGCATGACCTTTATCGGCTTTTTTGCAGCATTGCTGATCTATCGGGCGATTATGCCCGTTTGGCCACCCGAAGGTACGTCTGAACTAGAATTGCTAGTTCCAATTATTAACACTTCAATCCTTGTGGCTAGTAGCTTTGTCATGCACGAAGGACAAAAAGCCTTGAAAAATGGTAATGTCAAAGGCTTGCAAAAGTGGTTTGCTATTACCGCAGCAATGGGTGCACTTTTCTTAGCTGGTCAGGCTTATGAATATTTCCATGCTGAGTTTGGTCTAACTACTAACCTGTTTGCTAGTTGCTTTTATGTCTTGACTGGATTCCACGGTTTGCACGTTTTGACAGGAGTATTACTAATACTCTCTGTTTTATGGCGATCGCGTGAATCAGGTCACTATTCTAGCAGCAGTCATTTTGGAGTAGAAGCAGCCGAGATTTACTGGCACTTTGTTGATGTTATTTGGTTAGTCTTATTCGTCTTGGTATATCTAATTAATTAATCTCTACGATAAATTTCTTCGATTCGAGCAATTTAATCAATTGGGGGCGTTGCAAAATGCCCCTATTTTTTTGAAATATATAATAAAATATTGGACTGATAAACCAGATGAAATATGCTGCAAATCTTTCAAGTATAATCTTCGTAACTTTTGGCATAATTGCTTTTCCTTTAAACGAAACCAAAAGAGCTTTAGCTATTGGGTGCGATACTTATTATCGAGTAACTGGACAAATCGCTGGCTGTAGCGATCTGTCTACTGAATTTGCTAGAGAAGTTTGGTTAGAAAGATATAGCGTTTGCTTGCAACAACAATTATCAAGAGAAATCTCTATTTACAACAATCAACTAGAAACTTATTATACTAAATGGAACAAAGATGCGGAACAAAATATAACCTTAAATAATATTTCGTTCCAGGAGCAAAATACATCGCCTCTTTCCTTATCACAAACCCAATCGGCAACTTATTAAGGAAACGCCGATTTCTGTAATCGAGAATAAATAAAATTAGAAAATTGATTTAGGTTATTGATTTTGTAGAAATGTTTAATTAAAGCATCTCTATTTTTTTATCTAAAAGTTTTCGCCCATGTAGTTGGTAGAGCCGATCGCAATTTATACTAAATCTTGTTCACAGAGGTTACTTTTAATTGCCCCCTTCGGATAGGTGTGGAATAAGCTTCTTAGCCAGAAGCATTTCCACCCACCCTAAATCCCCCAAATATGGGGGACTTAAAGAAATTCGATAATGACCTTTATCAATCGGATTTAGTATTAGATATCGCAACCATGAAAATAGGCGATTACCCTTCGGGCTTGCTCTAAAGGACTCGCTATGTATCGCGCTTCGCGATCGCGATAATTTACCGACTATATTTATATAGTTAGATGATCAAGCGGCGATCGCTGATTTACAAAAAGCGGCACAATTGTCTCAGCAACAGGGAAATACAGTACTTGATCAACAAACACAAGAGGTATTATAACAGGTGGAATAGATGAACGTTGAGCGCGTTAGTTCCTAATTATTAGCCAATAATTGCCGAGCAAAATGAGGCGATCGCAATTATTGAGCAGAAAAGTTGATTTTGTAGAATATGAATAATTGTTCATTGCTCCGATGAACCCTTTGCGTTAATAATTAAAAATAGGTAACTATACTTGGGTTTAATAAATAACGGCGATGAGCGCGATCGCCTTTGAGAGGATAATAAAATGTTAAATACTAAATCAGTTTTAGAAGTATTACGTCCCGTACAAGACCCTGAGCTACAAAAAAGTCTTGTCGAGCTAAACATGATTCGCAACGTGACTGTAGATGGAGGAAAAGTAAGCTTTACATTAGTATTAACCACTCCTGCTTGTCCTCTGAGAGAATTTATTGTTGAGGATTGTCAAACCGCGGTCAAAACACTATCAGGAGTAGAAACCGTAGAGGTAGAGGTAACTGCCGAAACTCCTCAACAGAAATCTTTGCCCGATCGCACTTCTGTTCCAGGAATCAAAAATATTATTGCGATCTCTAGCGGCAAAGGCGGTGTGGGTAAAAGTTCCGTGGCTGCTAATGTAGCGGTGGCTTTAGCTGCTAAAGGTTCAAAAGTCGGCTTGTTAGATGCTGATATTTATGGTCCTAACGCGCCTAATATGTTTGGCTTGTCTGATGCCAAAATTGCGGTTAAGCAAGGCAGCAGTGGCGAAATACTAGAGCCTGCTTTCAATCATGGCGTCA
Proteins encoded in this region:
- a CDS encoding heme A synthase — protein: MTESFFQPSITNAEQVSQPQVWIRRLVWKIAIATLLLMAVGSATRVMNAGLACPDWPLCYGQLVPTRQMNLQVFLEWFHRLDAALIGVSAIALSGLSWWFRKQLPHWLPWAATFALFLIVFQGILGGLTVTQLLRFDIVTAHLGTALLFFSTLIIIGTALTPYQGTKAAGKLRWIGLSAAILVYLQSILGGLVGSRWALHQCFGGSQLCNVMNAHILGVVPPTLATIAVVWFAWKTPGLNKNLRTLANAAAGLVSLQILLGIATFKLHLQVEPLTVTHQAVGAILLGVLIAFTVLAIRDNNDNKLLA
- the ffh gene encoding signal recognition particle protein yields the protein MFDALADRLDDAWKKLRGQNKISKANIQDTLKEVRRALLSADVNLQVVKAFIADVESKALGEGVISGVNPGQQFIKIVYDELVKVMGESNVPLAQAEQPPTVILMAGLQGTGKTTATAKLALYLRKQERSCLMVGTDVYRPAAIDQLLTLGNQIDVPVFEMGTDADPVEIAKQGIEKAKELGVDTVIVDTAGRLQIDNDMMGELSRIKDTIKPDDTLLVVDAMTGQEAASLTYTFHEQIGITGAILTKLDGDSRGGAALSVRQVSGQPIKFVGVGEKVEALEPFYPDRLASRILNMGDILTLVEKAQEEIDLADVEKMQSKIMEAKFDFNDFIKQMRLLKNMGSLGGVLKLIPGMGKISGADLAKGETQLKRTESMINSMTKAEKAEPDLLAQSPSRRRRVARGSGFEEKDVSKLVKDFTKMRSMMQNMGRGMPGMGMPGMGMPGMGMPGMGGAGMPGMGMPGMDDYPDQSRRKKKKKKKKGFGTL
- a CDS encoding heme o synthase; protein product: MTGTSIASSNQNFSEVIKSYYQLTKPRIIPLLLITTAASMWIASDGRVDPFLLVITLLGGTLAAASAQVLNCIYDQDIDYTMTRTRKRPIPSGKVQPIHALIFATVLGILSFSLLTVFANLLAALLAMSGIVFYMLIYTHWLKRHTTQNIVIGGAAGSIPPLVGWAAVTGNLGLVPWLLFAIIFFWTPPHFWALALMIKEDYAEVGVPMLPVVKGEEETVKQIWIYSWLVVPCSLLLMYPLGNLSIVYGAIAVYLGYKFLYKAWKLKQDPTSNQLARGMFKYSIFYMMLLCVTMIVDTLPVTHQLLGMVFTCGG
- a CDS encoding cation:proton antiporter, whose translation is MNVTELVKISIILLLVATGVALLSRRLRFPYVTGLVLAGLPFTELLSRRIGLDPSLVLNLFLPILIFEAGINTDVSRLRSTFKPIALLAVPGAVLSSAIIAVVLKFGLGLTWIPALFVGVILANTDTVSMIAVFKEIPVPSRLSTIVEGETLFNDAAALVSFNLILQVYSTGSLTLLEGIQQLLFIALGGCLVGLVLGYLSIPIFARLDDPLSSLLLTVAVALGTFQVGQFIGVSGAVAVVVAGLIFGNLGFSRNTSASSRITLLSFWEYASFTVNTFIFLLIGVEINLVILWRTLPAILLAVLAYQVGRVLTVYPLLAIVRWFDRPIPLRWQHLLFLGNIKGSLSMALALSLPTTLPGREVLIALVFGSVLVSLVGQGLSLPWLVKRLKLSKFSATQQQVEELQAQLITSKAAQDELDSLLKSGVLPKAVYEEMRSAYQVRIASAEKTLRELYNRRPDELDNKSGNSGKLDAVRRRLLLAEKAALNGAMRQQILSEEIARVRLKKIDEQLLRLEDD
- the pdxA gene encoding 4-hydroxythreonine-4-phosphate dehydrogenase PdxA → MSTIPSLAISMGDPAGIGPEIILKALADDSLAAKSQIMVIGNRQLLQFTYEHLLQQTELTQQDLVNPQTLSILDVPIDGTITLGQGDVVSGKFSFACLDKAIALTLENKFQGIVTAPIAKSLWKAAGHEYPGQTEVLAQRAGVAKFGMMFIGQSPYTGWMLRSLLATTHIPLADVSQALTPELMTLKLDLLIECLKQDFGIEQPKIAIAGLNPHSGEAGQLGTEEQDWLFGWLKQAQATYPQAKLVGLIPPDTMWVKPGQAWYGNYEVKPNIADAYLALYHDQGLIPVKLMAFDQAINTTIGLPFIRTSPDHGTAFDIAGQGIANASSMKAAIKLAIQISHQRLLQSTVVEE
- a CDS encoding KH domain-containing protein, which produces MPNKTELSGGQIAGSPDYEKLARFVIEPFLENPQTLCVNSEINQSNGKIWLRIAFERDDRGKVFGRGGRNIQAIRTTIKTAAVTHDESVFIDIYSDEPPQSDDSGHHGSAPGNSRRRKSPGKPAPKIAKK
- a CDS encoding PetM family cytochrome b6-f complex subunit 7; the encoded protein is MSAESMLFNGAILCIVLILGGLSLGFLLLKIQGGEAE
- the rpsP gene encoding 30S ribosomal protein S16 — protein: MIKLRLKRFGKKREVSYRIVAIESKTRRDGRPIEELGFYNPRTDETRLNVPAIVKRLQQGAQPSETVRSILNKAQVFEQVNAK